Within the Salvelinus alpinus chromosome 38, SLU_Salpinus.1, whole genome shotgun sequence genome, the region TTGAATTGGACGATTATTTCAGACTTTTAGTACCGAAAGTTAGCTTACAGTTAATTCAAGTCTATAATTAGGTTACAGTTTTCTGGTAGATGATGCTTGTGACTGACAAAATGCAGATTGAAATTATTGGAATCCTACTGGGCATGTACATGAAGGTAAGAATACACGCGCGTGTTTGAAACAGCTGGGCATGTTTGGCAGAGGTACAtacttatacactgagtgtacgaaacattaggaacaaaagcgttccacagggatgctggcccatgttgaatccaatgcttcccacagttgtgtcaagttaccTGGATGTCTGGtctggaccattcttaatacacacgggaaactgttgagcgtggaaaaccccagcagtgttgcaggtcttgacacactcaaactggtgcacctggcacctactaccataccctgttcaaaggcacttaaatattttgtcttgcccattcacattTGAAttgacacacacaatccatgtctcaaggcttcacaatccttctttaacctgtttcctcacCTTTAtatactgatttgaagtggatttaacaggtgacatcaataatggaccatagctttcacctggtcagtcgacTATGTCATGAAAAGAGAATCTAGGTTGAAGGTTAtgcctttagatttcgagaaTTTGAAACTAAGGAATACTTATTTTTTTACGTGTTGTACActcaatgccttcagaaagtattcacaccccttgaccttttccacgttttgttgttacaaagtgggatacatatttatttatttttgtcaatCTACATAATACTTTAATATAAAAGTGGGgggaaaaaaatctaaaatgttgTAAAaaacaacatatatatatatatatatatatattaattaggaaggtgttcctaatgtttggtatactcagtgtatattaatttcacatttggcagagactacagctgtgagtcttttctgggtaagtctctaagagttttcCACAGCAGGATTGTGAAACATTTGCCCATTGttcttttcagaattcttcaagctctgtcaaataggttgttgatcattgctagacaaccattttcaaatcttgccatagttttgacttaaatctgctttaaAACCTAACTTGGCAATTCAGGAACACCAGTGTAGATGTGGCCTTttgttttaggtcattgtcctgctgaaatgtgaattactctcccagtgtctggtggaaagcagacataaccaggttttcttcaaggattttgcctgtgcacattccaacgattacaagcatacccataacatgatgcagccaccactatgcttgaaaatatggagagtggtactctccatgtgttgtgttgaatttcccccaaacataacacctTGTATTCAGGATAAAAAGTACATTGTTTTACAAAATTCTTTgctgtattactttagtgccttgttgcaaacaggatgcatgttttggaatatttttgttctgtacaggtgtaaccgatgtgaaatggctggctagttagcggtggtgtgcgctaatagtgtttcaatcggtgacgtcactcgctttgagaccttgaagtagtggttccccttgctctgcaagggccgcggcttttgtggagcgatgggtaacgatgcttcgggggtgactgttgttgatgtgtgcagagggtccctggttcgcgcccgggtcggggcgaggggatggactaaagttaaactgttacacaggctgcccttttttcactctgtcaattaagttagtattgtggagtaactacaatgttgatccatcctcagttttaatGGTTTTAATGTCATCATTGGCCCCATGGTGAAATccatgagtggtttccttcctctccagcaactgagttaggaaggacgcctgtatctttgtagtcactgggtgtattgatacacaatccaaagtgtaattaataacttcaccatgctcaaaaggatattcaatatctgctttttaaaatgtttacccatctaccaataggtgccctttgcgaggcaatggaaaacctccatggttttgtggttgaatctgtgtttgaaattgactgctcgactgagggaccttacagataattgtaggtgtggggtacagagatgaggtagtcataaaaaacattttaaaaaatatgCGACTTGTtaacaaatgtttactcctgaacttatttaggctagccataacaaaggggttgaatacttattgactcgagaCATTTCAGCTTGTTATTAACTTGTaaacataaaaaacaaaacataattccacttaattccagtgacaaaaaaaactaaatttaatccattctaacagcaaaatgtggaacaagtaaaggggtgtgaaaaccttctgaaggcactgtagcctaTGGGGAGATGACACATGACACCTTCTTTTTAACTATGAAAGGTTCAAGCAGACTGTGAGCCGTACATCATTCTtattagagaggaggagaggtgccTTCATGAGTTGCGACTGCATAATGTGTCCAAAACTCCCCAACCAGGTGAGATGAGACCGTTTGTATTTTTTTCCCCTTAGAAATTCATACCAGCATGGTTTGTCATGTTTTCCTAAGCTAAACAAATATAGGTTAACATGTTCCTTCTCTATTCCATAATAGTCAATGTTCTTAGACAAACAAATTTTAATGGTATTATGTGATATCCATACAACATAAGAGTACAATCATTTCCAGTCCCACAGGTATCAAAATCTGAAACGGCACCACACATCAGCACATCACTGGGAACCAGGCCAGTTTGACAGTGGACTAGGTTTCCCTCTAGTGGCAATAGAGTAGGTTACATCTCAACATACCGTATTATCGTTGTAGTTACTTACCCCCTTTGAGTTCAACGTTACTGTCATGTTGGTGAGAACAGCTCATTATCAGAGATGTTTGTCTTGCTCCTcttgttattactgtactatggTCGACAGGTAGCctaagtgttgggccagtaactgaaaagtcgctggttcgaatccccgaaccgactaggtgaaaaatctgacgatgtgcccttgagcaaggcactttaccccaattgctcctgtaaatcactctggatatgagcgtctgctaaatgactaaaatgtaaattattCACAACGATCAAACAAGGACTGCCCTTGTACTGTTTGCCTTACCAAACACATGTATAGCCCaccccaaaaaacaacattttacaCACTTTGATGATTCGaatttgagagaaaaaagaaaaCTACCTGATTTTGTTTTTCTTATTCAGACTGCAAGGGCATGTGGGACCACTTGAATTGCTGGTCTCCTGCTTTTGTAGGGGAAACTGCATCACACAACTGTTCCAATTTCTTCAAATCAGAAGGTGagtcccccaccccacccctggcTGTTATGTGTTAGACCCCAACCCCACCCCTCGCTGTTAGTGTGTTAGACCCCACCCCTGGCTGTTATGTGTTAGACCCCAACCCCACCCCTCGCTGTTACGATGTGTTAGACCCCCACCCCAACCCTGGCTGTTACGATGTGTTagacccccaccccacccctggcTGTTACGATGTGTTagacccccaccccaccccacccctggcTGTTACGATGTGTTagacccccaccccacccctggcTGTTATGATGTGTTagacccccaccccacccctggcTGTTATGATGTGTTagacccccaccccacccctggcTGTTATGATGTGTTagacccccaccccacccctggcTGTTATGATGTGTTAGACCCCCACCCCACCTCTGGCTGTTATGATGTGTTagacccccaccccacccctggcTGTTATGATGTGTTAGACCCCCACCCCTGGCTGTTATGATGTGTTAGACCCCCACCCCTGGCTGTTATGATGTGTTagacccccaccccacccctggcTGTTATGATGTGTTAGACCCCCACCCCTGGCTGTGATGATGTGTTagacccccaccccacccctggcTGTCATGTATTAGACCCCCACCCATGGCTGTTATGATGTATTAGACCCCCCACCCATGGCTGTTATGATGTATTagacccccaccccacccctgacTGTCATGATGTGTTAGACCCCCACCCATGGCTGTTATGATGTATTAGACCCCCACCCCTGGCTGTCATGATGTATTagacccccaccccacccctggcTGTTACGATGTGTTagacccccaccccacccctggcTGTTATGATGTGTTagacccccaccccacccctggcTGTTATGATGTGTTagacccccaccccacccctggcTGTTATGATGTGTTagacccccaccccacccctggcTGTTATGATGTGTTAGACCCCCACCCCACCTCTGGCTGTTATGATGTGTTagacccccaccccacccctggcTGTTATGATGTGTTAGACCCCCACCCCTGGCTGTTATGATGTGTTAGACCCCCACCCCTGGCTGTTATGATGTGTTagacccccaccccacccctggcTGTTATGATGTGTTagacccccaccccacccctggcTGTTATGATGTGTTAGACCCCCACCCCTGGCTGTTATGATGTGTTAGACCCCCACCCCTGGCTGTTATGATGTGTTAGACCCCCACCCCTGGCTGTTATGATGTGTTagacccccaccccacccctggcTGTTATGATGTGTTAGACCCCCACCCCTGGCTGTGATGATGTGTTagacccccaccccacccctggcTGTCATGTATTAGACCCCCACCCATGGCTGTTATGATGTATTAGACCCCCCACCCATGGCTGTTATGATGTATTagacccccaccccacccctgacTGTCATGATGTGTTAGACCCCCACCCATGGCTGTTATGATGTATTAGACCCCCACCCCTGGCTGTCATGATGTATTAGACTCCCACCCCACCCCTGGCTGTCATGTATTAGACCCCCCACCCATGGCTGTTATGATGTATTAGACCCCCACCCCTGGCTGTCATGTATTAGACCCCCCAACCATGGCTGTTATGATGTATTagacccccaccccacccctggcTGTTATGATGTGTTagacccccaccccacccctggcTGTTATGATGTGTTAGACCCCCACCCCTGGCTGTTATGATGTGTTAGACCCCCACCCCTGGCTGTTATGATGTGTTagacccccaccccacccctggcTGTTATGATGTGTTAGACCCCCACCCCTGGCTGTTATGATGTGTTAGACCCCCACCCCTGGCTGTTATGATGTGTTAGACCCCCACCCCTGGCTGTTATGATGTGTTAGACCCCCACCCCTGGCTGTTATGATGTGTTagacccccaccccacccctggcTGTGATGATGTGTTagacccccaccccacccctggcTGTCATGTATTAGACCCCCACCCATGGCTGTTATGATGTATTagacccccaccccacccctgacTGTCATGATGTGTTAGACCCCCACCCATGGCTGTTATGATGTATTAGACCCCCACCCCTGGCTGTCATGTATTAGACCCCCCACCCATGGCTGTTATGATGTATTagacccccaccccacccctggcTGTCATGATGTGTTAGACCCCCACCCATGGCTGTTATGATGTGTTAGACCCCCACCCCTGGCTGTTATGTGTGTTAGTTAATGATCCATCGCCAAGATCATTTGTTTCCATTCAATACAAAATATGTTTGTCTTTCTAACATAAATTGTTGATGGATGCTCATACAGGCGATAGACTAAAAGGACAGAGGAGTGGTATAGAGTTCATAAAAGGTCTGCAAGTGGAATCAACAGCGGCATCATTAAGTGATTTTATGACAACCTTACGTAACACAAATGAAGCCTGCAATAACTACTGCCTGCACTAAAATACCTGAGAGATTGAACCTGCGTACTACGTAGGTCTTAGAAAATCTTAGGTCTGTTCTATGGTCAATGTTTTTTATTCTGATGCCGACTATTTTCATGGCCATAATTAGTTTATTTGAACTGTACAGTAAGTAAGTATTGATGAGGCTGTATGATTTTTCCAGGTAAAGTGTACCGGAACTGCACAGACACGGGCTGGACGGACCCTTTCCCTCCTTACGAGCATGCATGTTTCAACGAAACCTTACACTTACCTGGAGAGGTGGGTACATGTGTACTTTTAGTATGTGTTACATCAATGGTTTTGTATTTGACTCAGGACAAGTACTTAAAAATAAGGGAAAGCCATATAAGTGTTGAGCATTGATTTAAAAATACGGACAATTTGAGCCATGATTTAAAAATACGGACAATTTTTGTAAAGCAAATCTTACCCCAGGTCTCTTTTTCCTCCCAGTCACATGATTCCCACATGTACTTCCCCTACGTGAAAACCATGTACACTGCAGGCTAcgctctctctctaatctctctcacCATCGCCATCACCATCCTCTGTCTCTTTAGGTGAGAAACAGAGAATCAAGTCTAAGAACTGTTATGATAATGTGATAATCTATTTGGGTACCCAATAAACTACGCTGTAATCAACATGCGTATCTTAATATTGGGTCTCATGTTGGTCAAGGAGGACATTTCTAACTGCTTTTACACTTTTCCTGTTGTCTAGGAAACTGCACTGCACCAGAAACTACATCCACATCCAACTCTTCGTTTCCTTCATCCTGCGTGCTACCTTCATCTTCATCAAAGACTATGTGCTCTTCACCGATGAAGACTTCTACCATTGTGATGACTACCCAGTACGTATCTACTGTACTTTGTAGTGACTGTCAATGTATGTGTGAATGGATGAACACATTGAGAGAAATTAGTAATTTAGTGTGTGAAAGTGGAATAACTCACTTTTGTAACTCTTGAAAAAAGTCCTTGTTTTGATAAAAGTTAATCTTTCAACATGATATGAACGTACTAAAATAGCGCTCCTATATACACTCAAAAGTATGTGtacaacccttcaaattagtggattcggctatttcagccacacccgttgcttataggtgtataaaatcgagcacacagccatggaatctccatagacaaacattggcagtagaatagccttactgaagagctctgtgactttcaacgAGGCACCgtccatcataggatgccacctttccaacaagtcagttcgtcaaatttccgccctgctagagctgccccggtcaactgtaaaaattgtctgtcctcggttgcaacactcactactgagttccatactgcctctggaagcagcatcagcacaataactgtttgacgggagcttcatgaagtgggtttgccatgcgcaatgccaagcgttgactggagtggtgtaaagaccaccgccattagactctggagcagtggaaacgcgttctctggagtgatgaatcacactttacaatctggcagtccgacggattaatctgggtttgacggatgccaggaaaacgctacctgcaccaatgcatagtgccaactgtaaagtttggtagaggaggaatagtggtctggggctgtttttcatggttcgggctaggccccttagttccagtgaagggaaatcttaacgctacagaatacaatgacattatagacgatttctgtacttccaactttgtggcaacagtttggggaaggccctttctggtttcagcatgacaatgccctcatgcacaagcaaggtccatacagaaatggtttgtcgagatcggtgtggaagaacttgactggcctgcacagatctctgacctcaaccccatcgaacacctttgggatgaattggaacgttgactgtgagccaggcctaatcgcccaacatcagtgccccacctccctaatgctcttgtggctgaatggaagcaagtccccgcagcaatgttccaacatttcgtggaaagccttcccagaagagtggaggctgttatagctgcaatagggggggaccaactccacatgaatgcctatgattttggaatgagatgtttgactagcagttgtccacatacttttggtcatgtagtgtatatatctTTTCTCATCATATCCTGTAGGTGGTGTGTAAGTTAGTGGTGATGTTCTCCAACTACTGCATCATGGCTAACTACAGCTGGCTGCTGGTGGAGGGACACTACCTCCACACCCTGGTCAGCGTCTCCTTCTCCAAGAAGAAACACCTTTGGTGGTACATCGTCCTGGGCTGGGGTACGGACACCTGTCCCCTCTACATTACATCAACACTACTGATACCATGTCATTGTCATCTAGCAATGTCATGTCATTTTGATCTGTTAAAAGACAGACTTGATAGTGAACTATTAACTGAAATGAGAGGGTTGGATTTAACtaaactgtttttgttttgttttcctaCATAGGTTTGCCAATGATTGTCATTGTATCCTGGGGCTTGGCAAAATACTTCTATGAGGATGAAGGGTGAGATACAGATGAATAAGATGCCATCTGTTTAAAATAGTCTATGACAATTGCATAATCATagttcacatacagtacatgcatatgTTTCCCTTTCTCCTCAAGCTGCTGGGAGACAAGGGTACATGACTGGGTTTGGTGGATTCTCCGATTACCAGTCCTACTCTTCATAATTGTAAGTGCATCAATCGCTGGTGATAACTAATGATTAGGCCTATGCATTGTTCGAGATGGAATACCAGggcgcgttctcagagcatgcgcagacccgctggcaagtgtcttcacagacattttcaacctctccttgtcctggaTTGTAATcctaacatgtttcaagctgaccaccattgtACCTGTTCCCAGGAACTCCAAGGtaaactgcctaaatgactatcaccctgtagcacATCAGttctgtaattatgaagtgcgttggaaggctggtcatgtcacacaacaccatcatcccagacaccctggaacCACTCCAATTAgcgtactgccccaacagatccacagatgatgctatCGCAATTGCATttcacactgtcctttcccacctggacaagagaggAAATAACAATATGAGATTGCTGTTCAtaaactacagctcagcgttcaacaccatattccCCTCCAAGctcgggaccctgggactgaacctctgcaactggatcctggacttcctgacaggccgaccccagatggtgagggtaggcaacaacacctccgccacgctgaccctcaacacgggggccccacggcggtgtgtgcttagtcccctcctgtactccctgttcacccacaactccaacaccaagtttgctgacgacaacggtggtaggcctgaacaccgatggtgatgagacagcctacaaggaggaggtaaGAGACTTGGTAAGAGGTaagagatcttcaaaggtaaggcatgcattatatcgttatttctgactttggTGTCGCACCTGcttggttgaaatatgattttcatgtgtttgtatggtagggtgctgtcctcagataatcgcatggtttgctttcgccgtaaagcctttttgaaatctgacacggttgctgtattaacaagaagttaagctttattttggtgtattgcacttgtgattttatgaaagttaaatatttctaatttaattagaatttcgcgctctgcaatttcaccggatgtagcTGTAACAGGTTTTAAGAAGAAATGTCTTAACTGCCATTTATTTCCTTAACTATAGACTTaagaaagttaagcaaagttgctattcctcaaaGTTATTGGAAATGTAAATATTATCCTATGTTTCTTCCTAATAAAAAAGTTAAGAAGAAATGGGATTCTTGAAAATAATGTTTTAGGATTTCTTCTTGGAAATGTACTTAGCTTTAGAACAGCTAAACCCTTGTCTTGTGACGAatggatacttttgtaaccaTGGACGTTTTCTTGCGCCACTGCCCCCGGCACAGTTGAGTACCAGACATTTAAATACAGCAAGAAAACTAATTAAATGTgcattatctagctagctaattaatAATATATTACAATATTCTAGAAGTGTTACATAGCTAGCGTTAGCTTGTCAATTTGCAAAGAAGAACTTGTCTAACTTAGCTAACAACGTTAACGTTAGCTATGTTGGCTATAATGTCGTTacgcgttagctagctaacgtagctacCTAACTAACCGGTTGCGCAGTCCCTCTACTACCGTCTCTCCTAtccagtgttgccaactcctcagtagggaaagtagctattggctgtcctaaatACGCTAAATGACATCAacacctaatttgcataattgtccatgtgcatgtaattctgatggacgctgtaggagagcGGAATAACGTCATGGGAGAGACAAAGTGAGTAAAAAatcaccctaaatatgtttagaactacaaaataactttcttctgtcgattcttgttttgtttttttgtcacaattccaacccttctcctttatccgggcttgggaccggcaaaagtgacccaaaagagacacACTGGCGGTAGTTActtagtatttttattttttgtttttagtttagttttcttaatttggtttggtttttaaccttatggtccacttaggcagcacccgctgctcattgagaagagtaagaacaatacgtgctttcacgtcagagtctgcaataacaccagaaaagttgctagatttgtcgctagccaattttttggggaaaatgtgtcgctagagggATCTGAATACTGGCTAAATGTAGCGACAAAGTTGCTAAGTTGGCAACATCTCTATCATGGACAACACCTTCTTCTTAGCAGCCGACTAGGTGTCGGACCACTTTCTTACGTCGGCGCCACTGGCCCTTGCCATACCCCCGACGTCAGAGACGGACTCGGCCACTCTCACCCATCCTCTCTTTTTGGTCTCTGATGTGACCCCGCCGTTTGAGTGTACCCAACAGCAACCTTTTCCTGGCTGCTAATTCCTCCATCACTTCAAGCTCTTGTTTGCTGAAGTTTTTATAGAGCTTTGTATTGAACAACCAAACCTTATTGAGgttatccatttttgtttttgatATAGCTAGTCTGATGGCTATAATGTgtgaaaataaatgtttgtttttgtgcATAAAGGGATCGCGagccaacaacaaaaaatagacAGCGCAGATAaataaatgtaacaaaatgtaaatATCAAAACTATTATAGTGCCCAAATCCTATCATCCCTGTCACATGTGCTTGAAACCAGTAAATAAGCCTGTCACTAATGTCAACGCCACGTAAGATATTTACGAAGTTCTTAGGAAAGATATTGCTTAGGAAAGATATTTCTTAACCCTCCCGTTGTCTCGGCGGGTCAGTGACCCCGGGCAGCGTTACGAGTTGTTTCCCCGTGTGGGTCAGTGTGACCCTGGCAGCGTTAGCAAGGTGTATGTTGTAACCCTCCTACCCCTGTCTGGGCTGGGTGAGTGTGACCCTGTGTTTCTTGTTGTTCCCCTCTGTCTGGGCCGGGTCAGAGTGACCCTGGAACTCAGTGCACGACCTCGGTGCTATCACACGGGGAGGCCAGCCAAGCGTACCGGATGGGCCGAAGGAGCAGACAGGGCCGACTACGCGCCTCGTCCATT harbors:
- the LOC139566387 gene encoding secretin receptor-like produces the protein MMLVTDKMQIEIIGILLGMYMKVQADCEPYIILIREEERCLHELRLHNVSKTPQPDCKGMWDHLNCWSPAFVGETASHNCSNFFKSEGKVYRNCTDTGWTDPFPPYEHACFNETLHLPGESHDSHMYFPYVKTMYTAGYALSLISLTIAITILCLFRKLHCTRNYIHIQLFVSFILRATFIFIKDYVLFTDEDFYHCDDYPVVCKLVVMFSNYCIMANYSWLLVEGHYLHTLVSVSFSKKKHLWWYIVLGWGLPMIVIVSWGLAKYFYEDEGCWETRVHDWVWWILRLPVLLFIIINLVFFLSILRILVGKLRMPDMHGNEFSQYKRLTKSTFLLVTLFGVYYILFAFLPIKVSGLTYKIWTFVELALASTQGFGVAVLYCFLNGEVQYEVQRRWRRWRLKQHLHEEPRQHGSMSQSVSPLTQVSLLPCSGPASLA